The Equus asinus isolate D_3611 breed Donkey chromosome 4, EquAss-T2T_v2, whole genome shotgun sequence genome has a segment encoding these proteins:
- the LOC106837564 gene encoding apolipoprotein L2-like isoform X1 has product MTSDARGVCPDSNSFLEAAMEYFWKTVSREELQLLLTDGEAWERFVAEADLSREEADALREGLNEMNTDMAMEDKVMIQKDQENTKKFLDKFPQVKRELEERIGKLHALADKVDKVHRDCTISNVVANSTGAVAGVLTFLGLALAPVTAGVSLALSATGIGLGAAAGVTTVSTSIVEYSTNSSAKAEASRLVSFDVDKGEIVKEILCHTAPCVFSLSKNFIKVVESIGKNIRALKVAKTKPHLVGHAKSLMTVGRISVRRGKQVKKAFGGTALAMTKGARAMGMATTGVFLLVDVISLVQDSVHLHKGAKAKSAEELRQEARELERKLEELTQIHDMLQQGLILWPTE; this is encoded by the exons ATGACCTCAGATGCCCGTGGGGTCTGCCCAG ACAGCAATAGCTTTCTTGAGGCTGCCATGGAGTATTTCTGGAAAACAGTGAGCAGAGAGGAACTGCAGCTCTTGCTGACTGATGGTGAAGCCTGGGAGAGATTTGTGGCTGAGGCTGATTTGTCAAG GGAGGAGGCAGATGCGTTACGCGAGGGTCTGAATGAGATGAACACAGACATGGCCATGGAGGACAAGGTCATGATCCAAAAAgatcaggaaaatacaaagaagttTTTGGACAAGTTTCCTCAGGTGAAACGGGAGCTTGAGGAGCGCATCGGAAAGCTCCACGCACTTGCAGACAAGGTTGACAAGGTACACAGGGACTGCACCATCTCCAACGTGGTGGCCAACTCCACTGGCGCTGTGGCTGGTGTCCTGACTTTCCTTGGCCTGGCTCTGGCACCCGTGACAGCAGGGGTCAGTCTGGCACTCTCGGCAACTGGGATAGGGCTGGGAGCCGCAGCTGGTGTGACCACTGTGTCCACCAGCATCGTGGAATATTCAACCAACTCGTCAGCAAAAGCTGAAGCCAGTCGCCTGGTGTCATTTGACGTTGACAAAGGAGAGATTGTCAAGGAAATTCTATGTCACACTGCACCCTGTGTATTTTCCTTATCGAAGAATTTCATCAAAGTCGTGGAAAGTATTGGGAAGAACATCCGTGCACTCAAGGTGGCCAAAACCAAACCTCACTTGGTAGGCCATGCCAAGAGCCTCATGACTGTTGGGAGGATCTCAGTCAGAAGGGGCAAGCAGGTGAAGAAAGCTTTTGGAGGTACTGCTCTGGCAATGACCAAAGGAGCCCGGGCCATGGGTATGGCCACCACAGGTGTTTTCCTTCTGGTGGATGTGATCAGCCTTGTCCAAGATTCAGTGCATTTGCATAAAGGGGCAAAGGCAAAGTCAGCTGAAGAGCTGAGGCAGGAGGCTCGGGAGCTGGAGAGGAAGTTGGAGGAGCTCACCCAGATCCATGACATGCTGCAACAGGGCCTCATTCTATGGCCCACAGAGTAA
- the LOC106837564 gene encoding apolipoprotein L3-like isoform X2, which produces MNTDMAMEDKVMIQKDQENTKKFLDKFPQVKRELEERIGKLHALADKVDKVHRDCTISNVVANSTGAVAGVLTFLGLALAPVTAGVSLALSATGIGLGAAAGVTTVSTSIVEYSTNSSAKAEASRLVSFDVDKGEIVKEILCHTAPCVFSLSKNFIKVVESIGKNIRALKVAKTKPHLVGHAKSLMTVGRISVRRGKQVKKAFGGTALAMTKGARAMGMATTGVFLLVDVISLVQDSVHLHKGAKAKSAEELRQEARELERKLEELTQIHDMLQQGLILWPTE; this is translated from the coding sequence ATGAACACAGACATGGCCATGGAGGACAAGGTCATGATCCAAAAAgatcaggaaaatacaaagaagttTTTGGACAAGTTTCCTCAGGTGAAACGGGAGCTTGAGGAGCGCATCGGAAAGCTCCACGCACTTGCAGACAAGGTTGACAAGGTACACAGGGACTGCACCATCTCCAACGTGGTGGCCAACTCCACTGGCGCTGTGGCTGGTGTCCTGACTTTCCTTGGCCTGGCTCTGGCACCCGTGACAGCAGGGGTCAGTCTGGCACTCTCGGCAACTGGGATAGGGCTGGGAGCCGCAGCTGGTGTGACCACTGTGTCCACCAGCATCGTGGAATATTCAACCAACTCGTCAGCAAAAGCTGAAGCCAGTCGCCTGGTGTCATTTGACGTTGACAAAGGAGAGATTGTCAAGGAAATTCTATGTCACACTGCACCCTGTGTATTTTCCTTATCGAAGAATTTCATCAAAGTCGTGGAAAGTATTGGGAAGAACATCCGTGCACTCAAGGTGGCCAAAACCAAACCTCACTTGGTAGGCCATGCCAAGAGCCTCATGACTGTTGGGAGGATCTCAGTCAGAAGGGGCAAGCAGGTGAAGAAAGCTTTTGGAGGTACTGCTCTGGCAATGACCAAAGGAGCCCGGGCCATGGGTATGGCCACCACAGGTGTTTTCCTTCTGGTGGATGTGATCAGCCTTGTCCAAGATTCAGTGCATTTGCATAAAGGGGCAAAGGCAAAGTCAGCTGAAGAGCTGAGGCAGGAGGCTCGGGAGCTGGAGAGGAAGTTGGAGGAGCTCACCCAGATCCATGACATGCTGCAACAGGGCCTCATTCTATGGCCCACAGAGTAA